From the Bombus pascuorum chromosome 7, iyBomPasc1.1, whole genome shotgun sequence genome, one window contains:
- the LOC132909270 gene encoding uncharacterized protein LOC132909270 isoform X1: MKTGTNGRKREEAGENGWKREKSDENRRKPTETLTRLYSGFPNILRKYPVKQECHEENTPLMLPIFLMIPFEEKSSVAPKTSHKQTKTGVSDIQTSELSRLKFPEMRNGILSTRCHCVHRDGLQDSCPLSQCQKEPECLDKPWPSCLPAKYLQSRHPEQYPPSKH, from the exons CTGGTGAAAATGGGTGGAAACGGGAGAAATCTGACGAAAACAGGAGAAAACCGACAGAGACGCTAACCCGTCTATATAGTGGATTTCCAAA TATCCTTCGCAAATATCCAGTGAAGCAGGAATGTCACGAAGAAAATACACCACTTATGCTACCGATATTTCTAATGATTCCTTTTGAAGAGAAGTCCTCCGTGGCGCCAAAAACATCGCACAAACAAACAAAGACGGGTGTGAGTGACATCCAAACTTCAGAG ctcagtcgtttgaaatttcctgAAATGCGAAATGGTATTCTATCCACAAGATGTCATTGTGTACATAGAGATGGTCTTCAAGATTCCTGTCCACTGAGTCAATGCCAAAAAGAACCCGAATGCCTTGATAAACCATGGCCCAGTTGCTTACCAGCAAAATACTTACAATCTCGACATCCAGAACAGTATCCACCATCCAAACACTGA
- the LOC132909255 gene encoding odorant receptor 13a-like encodes MQTEQDLDISVIFSTFFLRNIGLWISDNRAENRRMKIKLMCTLFNSIDASIVIMRDFYFTWLYKGDILYVTTNTLTVTMGLIKICIILMHKREFMSLITYTERNFWNANYDTREKEILKKCRKTCTFFVCSVSVIGICAMLAYLSTPLIANAGKNKSERILPFNVWLNLPVSISPYYEIGFLIQTISLYYIAVSYFCFDNVFCILAIHLTGQFRILRYRFAKLCDMEHQITEKDTGLMITKHVHTFYEQLKLYIRQHQTLIDFCNRLEDIYTMLIFGQVLVFSVLICLFAYQGLVVAAPFARRSIFVFLLIGSMALLFMFTYSCDGVIEHSEKVAIGAYSALWTIMPMNKPGRMLRNDLIMVIERSRRVCCLTANKFFPVSLETYTTILSTAISYFTLLRNNVEDENVN; translated from the exons ATGCAAACGGAACAAGATTTGGACATATCGGTCATCTTCTCGACGTTTTTCTTGAGGAACATCGGCTTATGGATATCCGACAATCGCGCGGAAAATCGTCGGatgaaaataaagttaatgTGCACACTATTCAATTCGATAGATGCCTCGATCGTCATTATGAGAGATTTCTATTTTACTTGGTTATACAAAGGC GACATTCTTTACGTTACTACCAACACATTAACTGTGACAATGGGTTTAATCAAGATATGTATCATACTAATGCATAAAAGGGAATTTATGAGTCTGATTACGTATACGGAACGAAATTTCTGGAATGCTAACTACGATACAcgcgagaaagaaattttaaagaagTGCAGGAAGACTTGCACCTTTTTCGTCTGTTCTGTCAGCGTCATTGGCATATGTGCTATGCTAGCTTACCTATCAACACCGCTTATTG CAAATGCTGGgaaaaataaatcagaaaGAATATTGCCGTTCAACGTGTGGCTAAATTTACCAGTATCTATATCGCCTTACTACGAAATAGGATTCCTTATACAG aCGATAAGTTTGTATTACATAGCGGTCAGTTATTTTTGCTTCGATAACGTTTTCTGCATTCTGGCCATACATTTGACTGGCCAGTTTCGCATACTTCGATACAGGTTCGCAAAACTGTGTGACATGGAACATCAGATAACAGAAAAAGACACGGGATTGATGATAACAAAGcatgtacatacattttaCGAGCAATTGAAGTTGTACATTCGACAACATCAGACACTGATAGATTTTTGCAACAGGCTTGAAGACATATACACGATGCTAATATTTGGACAAGTGTTGGTATTTAGCGTGTTAATTTGCCTGTTTGCTTACCAAGGACTAGTG GTTGCTGCTCCTTTTGCGAGACGTTCCatctttgtctttcttttaatcGGTTCAATGGCTCTACTGTTTATGTTCACCTATAGTTGTGACGGTGTGATAGAACACAGTGAGAAAGTTGCTATAGGAGCATATTCTGCGCTGTGGACGATCATGCCAATGAACAAACCTGGTAGGATGTTGCGAAACGATCTGATAATGGTGATTGAACGATCAAGACGAGTTTGTTGTCTTACTGCGAACAAATTTTTTCCTGTATCATTGGAAACTTACACTACG ATTTTGTCTACCGCAATATCGTATTTCACGTTGCTAAGGAATAATGTAGaagatgaaaatgtaaattga
- the LOC132909273 gene encoding uncharacterized protein LOC132909273, whose amino-acid sequence MSYKCLKSNGTSIEETLGNWGFSNRVSNSGQELRRLRCLFNKMDGMKTRKPMMCVKYNCLYDPDAWHVKPSPDECKPIWTMPMRRPLITYSSTADIIMTSNLDSIGTDLLYPIPGRSYLLQGTDKWYRHSQCCNQQPNCFVQHPCVPQC is encoded by the exons atGTCGtacaaatgtttaaaaagCAATGGTACCAGTATAGAAGAGACACTTGGAAATTGGGGCTTTTCTAACAGAGTCTCAAATTCTGGTCAAGAACTTAGACGTTTAAGATGTCTCTTTAATAAGATGGATGGCAT GAAAACTAGGAAACCAATGATgtgtgtaaaatataattgtttatatGACCCAGACGCATGGCATGTAAAACCTAGTCCTGACGAATGTAAACCTATTTGGACAATGCCTATGAGAAGACCTCTTATTACATATAGTTCTACTGCTGATATAATAATGACATCAAATTTGGATAGCATTGGAACAGATTTGCTTTATCCTATTCCAGGACGAAGTTATCTATTACAGGGC ACAGATAAATGGTATCGGCATAGCCAATGCTGCAATCAACAGCCAAATTGTTTCGTACAACATCCTTGTGTACCACAGTGTTAA
- the LOC132909270 gene encoding uncharacterized protein LOC132909270 isoform X2, which translates to MQTTATLKPATSKCILRKYPVKQECHEENTPLMLPIFLMIPFEEKSSVAPKTSHKQTKTGVSDIQTSELSRLKFPEMRNGILSTRCHCVHRDGLQDSCPLSQCQKEPECLDKPWPSCLPAKYLQSRHPEQYPPSKH; encoded by the exons ATGCAAACTACTGCAACATTAAAGCCAGCAACATCAAAATG TATCCTTCGCAAATATCCAGTGAAGCAGGAATGTCACGAAGAAAATACACCACTTATGCTACCGATATTTCTAATGATTCCTTTTGAAGAGAAGTCCTCCGTGGCGCCAAAAACATCGCACAAACAAACAAAGACGGGTGTGAGTGACATCCAAACTTCAGAG ctcagtcgtttgaaatttcctgAAATGCGAAATGGTATTCTATCCACAAGATGTCATTGTGTACATAGAGATGGTCTTCAAGATTCCTGTCCACTGAGTCAATGCCAAAAAGAACCCGAATGCCTTGATAAACCATGGCCCAGTTGCTTACCAGCAAAATACTTACAATCTCGACATCCAGAACAGTATCCACCATCCAAACACTGA
- the LOC132909102 gene encoding uncharacterized protein LOC132909102, whose amino-acid sequence MVWDCMGRPECMTKLYPVCMPGRNALLKLTELGDMEVALRKFYCADQAREAALAAYCRLVCCNGAEKSCCTNVKAICSSNTKCKPVCIELPPCQPCQPCSITPCIAPCTSYNICVPCPPPCSPPCLPPCPPPCPPPCPPPCPPPCPPPCTPLCPPPCLPSCPPPCPSPCLPPCPPPCPPPCPPCCPPQCPPCPPCPSLCSPCPPCLPCPPCQPCPPCPPCPPCPPLCSPCPPCPPLCSPCPPCPPCLPRSPCQPCPLPCLPRVSLCLPSCPPPCPPPCPPPCPPPCPPPCPPPCPPCCSSPCPPMCLSMCPSPCLPLCPLPC is encoded by the coding sequence ATGGTGTGGGATTGTATGGGTAGACCAGAATGTATGACAAAGTTATATCCCGTTTGTATGCCAGGGCGCAACGCGTTGTTGAAATTAACAGAATTGGGAGATATGGAAGTTGCACtaaggaaattttattgtGCTGATCAAGCAAGGGAAGCTGCTCTGGCTGCATATTGTAGATTGGTATGCTGCAATGGTGCAGAAAAATCTTGCTGTACAAATGTAAAGGCAATATGTTCAAGCAATACGAAGTGTAAGCCTGTATGTATCGAACTACCACCCTGTCAACCCTGTCAACCATGCAGTATTACTCCTTGTATAGCACCTTGTACTTCTTACAACATTTGTGTACCATGTCCACCACCATGTTCACCACCATGTTTACCACCATGCCCACCACCATGCCCACCACCATGCCCACCACCATGCCCACCACCATGCCCACCACCATGCACACCACTATGTCCACCACCATGTCTACCATCATGCCCACCACCATGTCCATCACCATGCCTACCACCATGCCCACCACCATGCCCACCACCATGCCCACCATGCTGCCCCCCACAGTGTCCACCATGTCCACCATGTCCATCATTGTGTTCGCCATGTCCACCATGTCTGCCATGCCCACCATGCCAGCCATGTCCACCATGCCCGCCATGTCCACCTTGTCCGCCACTGTGTTCGCCATGTCCACCTTGTCCGCCACTGTGTTCGCCTTGTCCCCCGTGTCCACCATGCCTACCACGTTCACCATGTCAACCATGTCCATTACCATGCTTACCGCGTGTATCACTATGTTTACCGTCATGCCCTCCACCATGTCCACCACCATGTCCACCACCATGTCCACCACCATGTCCTCCGCCATGTCCTCCACCATGTCCACCATGCTGTTCCTCACCTTGTCCACCAATGTGTCTATCAATGTGTCCATCACCATGTCTACCACTGTGTCCATTACCAtgttaa
- the LOC132909234 gene encoding DNA helicase MCM8-like isoform X1, translated as MSNKKSSNFYKNKWYLGKKKSSKSKKNYNDNQDDEKKYQRLDPIETYNLLNVDNTYVDFNIPYYGWKLFFSDEVYKNDSDTVKKIQIVERFINRHQRLLTLLSLENLENGIIFIIDICELYNDTIFMDEWSNFKKDIYENPLHILNSFKLAVHQQILNTVPRESLSSANIISTLSTVRIKILNYQPIMCLQDLKANSYGRLVSIRGCVIRVGHIKHLAQWIMFACRKCNLQKIVKQPLGVYTVPRICNTCGISKFRVILDSSLVKSISFQTIKIQELSNNDQNSKGSMPRMIDIELMDDLVNTCMPGDDITLTGIIKGNNNAKPRNKISFSLYMEAITIINNKQRLQDKNIINNEMSIKDYLAIKEVYNTPNIFPLLVHSLCPSIYGHEIVKAGLMLSLFGGNVENSESRENIHVLIVGDPGLGKSQMLQACERIAVKGVYVCGNSSTSSGLTITLTKENKNNKFNLEPGALVLTDRGCCCIDEFDKMHKQHSVLLEAMEQQSVSIAKSGIICSLPARASILAAANPIGGRFNRTKTVLQNLKMSVPLLSRFDLIFSLLDEPNKHIDDLLCNHVMSIHGDFNTTNSVPTNSTSQHINVSHTTKLLLRDRLKVPIAENTNIIPQSILRKYIAYARQYVKPKLTKEAANILQNYYLELRDQNNKVGGLSVCNRQLEAMIRLTEARAKLELRTEAIETDALDVIEILQHTFDDKITNCQSLSTKNITNRKIKEFIKILRKEAVSNNSKLFSMKRLREIVSDKKILMSDFSEFIAKLNENGILLKMDSNTFKFISLD; from the exons atgaGTAATAAAAAATCGAGCAATTTTTATAAGAACAAATGGTATCTTGGTAAAAAGAAGTCATCAAAATCTAAAAAGA attacAATGACAATCAAGAcgatgaaaagaaatatcaacGTTTGGACCCTATtgaaacatataatttattaaacgtaGATAATACTTACGTAGATTTCAATATTCCATACTATGGATGGAAGCTATTTTTTTCTGATGAAG tttataaaaatgattctGATAcagttaaaaaaatacaaatagtagaaagatttataaatagaCATCAACGATTGTTAACATTActttcgttggaaaatttagaaaatggcataatttttattattgacaTATGTGAATTATAcaatgatacaatttttatggaTGAATGGTCCAATTTTAAGAAAGACATATATGAAAATCCATTGCATatcttaaattcttttaaattggCTGTACACCAG caaattttaaatacagtaCCACGAGAAAGTCTAAGCTCTGCAAATATTATAAGTACACTTTCTACtgttagaataaaaatattaaattaccaACCGATTATGTGTTTGCAAGATTTGAAAGCAAATTCTTACG GGAGATTAGTATCAATTAGAGGCTGTGTAATAAGAGTAGGCCACATAAAACATCTAGCACAATGGATTATGTTCGCTTGTcgtaaatgtaatttacagaaaatagtGAAACAGCCATTAGGAGTTTATACAGTTCCAAGAATATGTAATACATGTGGCATATCTAAATTTCGTGTGATATTAGATTCATCATTGGTGAAAAGTATCTCATTTCAAACGATTAAAATACAAGAACTTTCAAATAACGATCAG AACAGTAAAGGAAGTATGCCTAGAATGATTGATATCGAATTAATGGATGACTTAGTCAATACTTGTATGCCTGGAGATGATATTACTTTAACAGGAATTATAAAG GGTAATAATAATGCAAAGCCTCGAAATAAAATCTCATTTTCTTTGTACATGGAAGCtattacgataattaataataaacaaagacTTCaggataaaaatatcataaataatgaaatgtcaATAAAGGATTATTTAGCAATAAAG GAGGTATATAATACACCAAATATTTTTCCGCTGTTGGTACATTCCTTATGTCCAAGTATATATGGTCATGAAATTGTCAAGGCCGGACTGATGTTGAGCTTATTTGGtggaaatgtagaaaattcaGAATCacgagaaaatattcatgtatTAATAGTTGGTGATCCTGGTCTTGGAAAATCGCAAATGTTACAAGCCTGCGAGCGAATTGCTGTTAAAG GTGTATATGTGTGTGGAAATTCAAGTACATCTTCTGGTTTGACAATAACactaacaaaagaaaataaaaataataaatttaatttagaacCAGGAGCATTAGTTTTGACAGATAGAGGCTGTTGTTGTATTGatgaatttgataaaatgCATAAACAACATTCG GTTTTATTAGAAGCTATGGAACAACAAAGCGTAAGCATTGCTAAATCTGGAATAATATGTTCTCTTCCTGCTAGAGCATCAATTCTCGCAGCTGCTAATCCAATTGGTGGTCGATTTAATAGAACCAAAACAGTACTGCAAAACTTAAAAATGAGTGTTCCTCTCTTGTCACGTTTTGatctaatattttcattactaGATGAACCGAATAAG CATATAGatgatttattatgtaatCATGTTATGTCAATTCATGGTGATTTCAACACAACTAATAGTGTGCCAACTAATAGTACATCTCAACATATAAATGTATCACATACAACTAAACTTTTATTAAG agATAGACTGAAAGTTCCAATAGCAGAAAATACGAATATCATTCCACAGTCAATTCTCAGAAAATATATTGCGTATGCACGGCAATATGTTAAGCCGAAGTTAACTAAAGAAGCAGCTaacatattacaaaattattatttagagCTTCGAGATCAGAATAATAAAGTTGGTGGTTTATCTGTCTGTAATAGACAATTAGAAGCCATGATACGATTAACAGAG GCTAGAGCAAAATTGGAATTACGTACAGAGGCAATAGAAACAGATGCTTTGGATGTGATAGAAATTTTACAACATACGTTTGAtgacaaaattacaaattgccAATCCTTaagtacaaaaaatataactaaTCGAAAA attaaagaatttataaagatacTAAGAAAAGAAGCAGTCTCTAACAATAGTAAgttattttctatgaaaagaTTGCGTGAAATCGTATCggataagaaaattttgatgaGTGACTTCTCTGAATTTATTgcgaaattaaacgaaaacggcattttattgaaaatggaTAGTAATAcgttcaaatttatttctttagattaa
- the LOC132909234 gene encoding DNA helicase MCM8-like isoform X2, whose product MYGYIYYNDNQDDEKKYQRLDPIETYNLLNVDNTYVDFNIPYYGWKLFFSDEVYKNDSDTVKKIQIVERFINRHQRLLTLLSLENLENGIIFIIDICELYNDTIFMDEWSNFKKDIYENPLHILNSFKLAVHQQILNTVPRESLSSANIISTLSTVRIKILNYQPIMCLQDLKANSYGRLVSIRGCVIRVGHIKHLAQWIMFACRKCNLQKIVKQPLGVYTVPRICNTCGISKFRVILDSSLVKSISFQTIKIQELSNNDQNSKGSMPRMIDIELMDDLVNTCMPGDDITLTGIIKGNNNAKPRNKISFSLYMEAITIINNKQRLQDKNIINNEMSIKDYLAIKEVYNTPNIFPLLVHSLCPSIYGHEIVKAGLMLSLFGGNVENSESRENIHVLIVGDPGLGKSQMLQACERIAVKGVYVCGNSSTSSGLTITLTKENKNNKFNLEPGALVLTDRGCCCIDEFDKMHKQHSVLLEAMEQQSVSIAKSGIICSLPARASILAAANPIGGRFNRTKTVLQNLKMSVPLLSRFDLIFSLLDEPNKHIDDLLCNHVMSIHGDFNTTNSVPTNSTSQHINVSHTTKLLLRDRLKVPIAENTNIIPQSILRKYIAYARQYVKPKLTKEAANILQNYYLELRDQNNKVGGLSVCNRQLEAMIRLTEARAKLELRTEAIETDALDVIEILQHTFDDKITNCQSLSTKNITNRKIKEFIKILRKEAVSNNSKLFSMKRLREIVSDKKILMSDFSEFIAKLNENGILLKMDSNTFKFISLD is encoded by the exons ATGTATGGATACATTT attacAATGACAATCAAGAcgatgaaaagaaatatcaacGTTTGGACCCTATtgaaacatataatttattaaacgtaGATAATACTTACGTAGATTTCAATATTCCATACTATGGATGGAAGCTATTTTTTTCTGATGAAG tttataaaaatgattctGATAcagttaaaaaaatacaaatagtagaaagatttataaatagaCATCAACGATTGTTAACATTActttcgttggaaaatttagaaaatggcataatttttattattgacaTATGTGAATTATAcaatgatacaatttttatggaTGAATGGTCCAATTTTAAGAAAGACATATATGAAAATCCATTGCATatcttaaattcttttaaattggCTGTACACCAG caaattttaaatacagtaCCACGAGAAAGTCTAAGCTCTGCAAATATTATAAGTACACTTTCTACtgttagaataaaaatattaaattaccaACCGATTATGTGTTTGCAAGATTTGAAAGCAAATTCTTACG GGAGATTAGTATCAATTAGAGGCTGTGTAATAAGAGTAGGCCACATAAAACATCTAGCACAATGGATTATGTTCGCTTGTcgtaaatgtaatttacagaaaatagtGAAACAGCCATTAGGAGTTTATACAGTTCCAAGAATATGTAATACATGTGGCATATCTAAATTTCGTGTGATATTAGATTCATCATTGGTGAAAAGTATCTCATTTCAAACGATTAAAATACAAGAACTTTCAAATAACGATCAG AACAGTAAAGGAAGTATGCCTAGAATGATTGATATCGAATTAATGGATGACTTAGTCAATACTTGTATGCCTGGAGATGATATTACTTTAACAGGAATTATAAAG GGTAATAATAATGCAAAGCCTCGAAATAAAATCTCATTTTCTTTGTACATGGAAGCtattacgataattaataataaacaaagacTTCaggataaaaatatcataaataatgaaatgtcaATAAAGGATTATTTAGCAATAAAG GAGGTATATAATACACCAAATATTTTTCCGCTGTTGGTACATTCCTTATGTCCAAGTATATATGGTCATGAAATTGTCAAGGCCGGACTGATGTTGAGCTTATTTGGtggaaatgtagaaaattcaGAATCacgagaaaatattcatgtatTAATAGTTGGTGATCCTGGTCTTGGAAAATCGCAAATGTTACAAGCCTGCGAGCGAATTGCTGTTAAAG GTGTATATGTGTGTGGAAATTCAAGTACATCTTCTGGTTTGACAATAACactaacaaaagaaaataaaaataataaatttaatttagaacCAGGAGCATTAGTTTTGACAGATAGAGGCTGTTGTTGTATTGatgaatttgataaaatgCATAAACAACATTCG GTTTTATTAGAAGCTATGGAACAACAAAGCGTAAGCATTGCTAAATCTGGAATAATATGTTCTCTTCCTGCTAGAGCATCAATTCTCGCAGCTGCTAATCCAATTGGTGGTCGATTTAATAGAACCAAAACAGTACTGCAAAACTTAAAAATGAGTGTTCCTCTCTTGTCACGTTTTGatctaatattttcattactaGATGAACCGAATAAG CATATAGatgatttattatgtaatCATGTTATGTCAATTCATGGTGATTTCAACACAACTAATAGTGTGCCAACTAATAGTACATCTCAACATATAAATGTATCACATACAACTAAACTTTTATTAAG agATAGACTGAAAGTTCCAATAGCAGAAAATACGAATATCATTCCACAGTCAATTCTCAGAAAATATATTGCGTATGCACGGCAATATGTTAAGCCGAAGTTAACTAAAGAAGCAGCTaacatattacaaaattattatttagagCTTCGAGATCAGAATAATAAAGTTGGTGGTTTATCTGTCTGTAATAGACAATTAGAAGCCATGATACGATTAACAGAG GCTAGAGCAAAATTGGAATTACGTACAGAGGCAATAGAAACAGATGCTTTGGATGTGATAGAAATTTTACAACATACGTTTGAtgacaaaattacaaattgccAATCCTTaagtacaaaaaatataactaaTCGAAAA attaaagaatttataaagatacTAAGAAAAGAAGCAGTCTCTAACAATAGTAAgttattttctatgaaaagaTTGCGTGAAATCGTATCggataagaaaattttgatgaGTGACTTCTCTGAATTTATTgcgaaattaaacgaaaacggcattttattgaaaatggaTAGTAATAcgttcaaatttatttctttagattaa
- the LOC132909260 gene encoding cyclin-dependent kinase 20-like, translating to MDKYIVTGKIGKGAQGIVLKAHDVETEKDVALKKLFLKNIDNGISISIIREIKILQQLKHPNVIQLLDAFPTGLDFIMVFEYMPTGLWEIIRDNDILLTRVQVKIYTKMILEGIAYIHGKNIIHRDLKPANLLINEKGILKIADFGLGRLLWKNVTKPYSHQIATRWYRAPELLYGARYYTSAIDMWSIGCIFGELYNRSPLFPGETDIEQLAIVLKYLGSPTSETWPDLSILPDYNKITFPYHKGISWDEILEDTEQEALDLISKILIYNSSQRLTADEALQHPYFHIKPYVSSKHLIKPQTSHRYQIKQKEINTNIQATTLFKNLLTII from the exons ATGGATAAATATATAGTCACagggaaaattggaaaaggaGCACAAGGTATTGTTCTAAAAGCACATGATGTGGAAACAGAGAAGGATGTTGcattaaaaaagttatttttaaagaatattgaTAACGGTATATCCATATCTATTAttcgagaaataaaaattttacaacaattAAAACATCCCAAT GTCATACAGTTATTAGATGCTTTCCCTACTGGTTTAGATTTTATAATGGTATTTGAATATATGCCGACAGGACTATGGGAAATAATAAGAGACaatgatatattattaactCGAGTtcaagtaaaaatttatacaaaaatgatTTTAGAGGGCATTGCATATATacatggaaaaaatataatacataga GATTTAAAACCTGCTAATTTactaataaatgaaaaaggtattttgaaaattgctGATTTTGGTTTAGGAAGATTATTGTGGAAGAATGTAACAAAACCATATTCTCACCAAATTGCCACTAGATGGTATAGAGCACCTGAATTATTATATGGTGCACGATATTATACATCAGCAATTGATATGTGGTCTATTGGATGCATTTTTGGTGAATTATATAACAGATCACCATTATTTCCT GGAGAGACAGATATTGAGCAGTTAGCaatagttttaaaatatttaggtTCTCCTACCTCAGAAACATGGCCAGATTTAAGTATATTACCtgattataacaaaattacatttccatATCATAAGGGAATATCATGGGATGAAATTCTTGAAGATACTGAACAAGAAGCTCTTGATCTAATTagtaaaattcttatttacaaTTCATCACAACGTTTGACAGCTGATGAA gCATTACAACAtccatattttcatattaaaccATATGTTTCTTCAAAACATTTGATAAAACCACAAACTAGTCATCGCTATCAAATAAagcagaaagaaattaatacaaatatccAAGCTACTACcctttttaaaaatctgttaactattatataa